In Pseudonocardia sp. C8, one genomic interval encodes:
- a CDS encoding PD-(D/E)XK nuclease family protein, with protein MARTTPPSTGCPDGQLGLDLLDPDFGATALHRVTPARLDTWHACPRRYRMLHVDRPAPARGGAFAHTTLGAVVHLALRSLARLPAHRRTPAEAAALVGRHWSDEGFADRAQAARYRDRAGDWLAAAAEGPAGRAEPVAVERWVSAPAGGLLVEGRIDRLDDDGAGGLTVVDFKTGRRVPSAADARDSRQLALYAVAAGHVFRRPCRRVELHHVPSGTVAGWEHDDASLDAHVASAEAAVAAAAGATAELAGGADPGSAFPVRTGAHCGTCPVRRHCPEGRAAVPEPRPWDLLVP; from the coding sequence ATGGCCCGGACCACCCCGCCCTCCACCGGGTGCCCGGACGGCCAGCTCGGCCTGGACCTGCTGGATCCGGACTTCGGCGCGACCGCGCTGCACCGGGTGACCCCCGCCCGGCTCGACACCTGGCACGCCTGCCCGCGGCGCTACCGGATGCTGCACGTCGACCGTCCGGCGCCGGCCCGGGGCGGCGCGTTCGCGCACACCACCCTGGGCGCGGTCGTGCACCTGGCCCTGCGGTCGCTGGCCCGGCTGCCCGCGCACCGGCGGACCCCGGCCGAGGCGGCCGCGCTGGTCGGCCGGCACTGGTCCGACGAGGGGTTCGCCGACCGGGCCCAGGCCGCCCGCTACCGGGACCGCGCCGGCGACTGGCTGGCCGCGGCCGCGGAGGGCCCCGCCGGGCGGGCCGAGCCGGTCGCGGTCGAGCGGTGGGTGAGCGCGCCGGCCGGAGGCCTGCTGGTGGAGGGCCGGATCGACCGCCTGGACGACGACGGCGCCGGCGGCCTCACCGTCGTCGACTTCAAGACCGGGCGCCGGGTCCCGTCCGCCGCCGACGCCCGGGACTCGCGCCAGCTCGCGCTCTACGCCGTCGCCGCGGGCCACGTCTTCCGGCGCCCGTGCCGGCGGGTCGAGCTGCACCACGTCCCGAGCGGGACGGTCGCCGGCTGGGAGCACGACGACGCCTCCCTCGACGCGCACGTCGCCTCGGCGGAGGCGGCCGTCGCCGCGGCCGCAGGGGCGACCGCCGAGCTGGCCGGCGGCGCGGACCCCGGCTCGGCGTTCCCGGTGCGGACCGGCGCGCACTGCGGCACCTGCCCGGTCCGGCGGCACTGCCCGGAGGGGCGGGCCGCCGTGCCCGAGCCGCGTCCGTGGGACCTTCTCGTCCCGTGA
- a CDS encoding sensor histidine kinase — MNRALVVLTCVAFLTLGVGAAGTPVVVPVVLLGAAFTALGTAGFVWVRRRGRRAWAAVYVVVQLALAVAAFAFDQGVATTLFFVVLVSQCVLLLPRAAVVVVILLVPLVHAPMPWQQALREGMGLFAAVVFAALFTELVQREQRIRAELAQAHAQLRDYAAQAERLATAQERNRLARDIHDGLGHALTVVQMQVKAARAVLAGDPGKADAVLAKAQQQSEDALAEVRRSVHALREPRATPPLPEALHALAEENSATGIPTTLTVTGTARPLPDEPREALYRAAQEGLTNVRKHARAGRADLLLDYTGDTVRVTVRDDGVGASDGAATGFGLVGLRERAAHLGGRLQVGTAPGQGCTVTMEVPG; from the coding sequence GTGAACCGGGCCCTCGTGGTGCTCACCTGCGTGGCGTTCCTCACGCTGGGGGTCGGGGCGGCCGGGACCCCCGTGGTCGTCCCGGTGGTGCTGCTCGGGGCCGCGTTCACGGCGCTGGGCACGGCCGGTTTCGTGTGGGTGCGGCGTCGGGGCCGGCGCGCCTGGGCGGCGGTCTACGTGGTGGTCCAGCTGGCGCTGGCGGTGGCCGCGTTCGCGTTCGACCAGGGTGTGGCCACCACCCTGTTCTTCGTGGTGCTGGTGAGCCAGTGCGTGCTGCTGCTGCCGCGCGCCGCCGTCGTCGTGGTGATCCTGCTCGTCCCGCTCGTGCACGCTCCGATGCCGTGGCAGCAGGCCCTGCGCGAGGGGATGGGCCTGTTCGCGGCCGTGGTGTTCGCGGCACTGTTCACCGAGCTGGTGCAACGGGAGCAGCGGATCCGTGCCGAGCTGGCGCAGGCGCACGCGCAGCTGCGGGACTACGCGGCGCAGGCCGAGCGGCTGGCCACCGCGCAGGAACGCAACCGGCTGGCCCGGGACATCCACGACGGGCTCGGCCACGCCCTCACCGTGGTGCAGATGCAGGTCAAGGCCGCCCGCGCGGTGCTGGCCGGTGACCCGGGGAAGGCGGACGCGGTGCTGGCCAAGGCGCAGCAGCAGTCCGAGGACGCGCTCGCCGAGGTGCGGCGCTCCGTGCACGCCCTGCGCGAGCCGCGCGCCACCCCGCCGCTGCCGGAGGCGCTCCACGCACTGGCCGAGGAGAACTCCGCCACCGGGATCCCGACCACGCTCACCGTGACCGGTACCGCCCGGCCGCTGCCCGACGAACCCCGGGAGGCGCTGTACCGGGCGGCGCAGGAGGGCCTGACCAACGTGCGCAAGCACGCCCGTGCCGGCCGCGCCGACCTGCTGCTGGACTACACCGGCGACACCGTGCGCGTCACGGTCCGCGACGACGGCGTGGGGGCCTCCGACGGCGCGGCGACGGGCTTCGGGCTGGTCGGGCTGCGCGAGCGCGCGGCACACCTCGGCGGGCGGCTGCAGGTCGGGACCGCGCCGGGCCAGGGGTGCACGGTGACGATGGAGGTGCCGGGGTGA
- a CDS encoding response regulator transcription factor — MTAVRVLLVDDQALFREALATLLAVHDDIEVVGEAGDGDEALRRVAELAPGVVLMDLRMPVLDGIAATRRLRVERPEIRVIALTTFDDDEDVFAALRAGAVGYLLKDVSSARLVEAVHAAARGESVLQPSVAAKVVARVAQLPESGAAGPRPQPLVVPLSERELEVLRLLADGHSNREIAGSLFLAEGTVKNHVTNVLAKLGARDRTQAALRARALGLI, encoded by the coding sequence GTGACGGCGGTGCGGGTGCTGCTCGTGGACGACCAGGCGCTGTTCCGCGAGGCGCTGGCGACCCTGCTCGCCGTGCACGACGACATCGAGGTGGTCGGCGAGGCGGGCGACGGCGACGAGGCGCTGCGCCGCGTCGCCGAGCTGGCGCCCGGCGTGGTGCTCATGGACCTGCGCATGCCGGTGCTCGACGGTATTGCGGCGACCCGCAGGCTGCGGGTGGAGCGACCCGAGATCCGGGTGATCGCCCTGACCACCTTCGACGACGACGAGGACGTGTTCGCGGCCCTGCGCGCCGGCGCCGTCGGCTACCTGCTCAAGGACGTCTCGTCGGCGCGGCTGGTGGAGGCGGTGCACGCCGCGGCCCGGGGCGAGTCGGTCCTGCAGCCGTCGGTGGCGGCGAAGGTCGTGGCCCGGGTCGCGCAGCTGCCCGAGTCCGGTGCCGCCGGCCCGCGCCCGCAGCCGCTGGTCGTGCCGCTCTCGGAGCGGGAGCTGGAGGTGCTGCGCCTGCTCGCCGACGGCCACAGCAACCGGGAGATCGCCGGGTCGCTGTTCCTCGCCGAGGGCACGGTCAAGAACCACGTGACGAACGTGCTGGCCAAGCTCGGCGCCCGGGACCGCACCCAGGCCGCGCTGCGCGCCCGCGCCCTCGGCCTGATCTGA
- a CDS encoding DEAD/DEAH box helicase has protein sequence MSDRNTESDRNSRSPETPPEADPGFEATGITRADAPSGSPLPAEGEKLPPTFAELGVRDEIVSALAENDIVRTFAIQELTLPLALAGEDVIGQARTGTGKTLGFGVPLLQRITPPGEQPAATAEGEAADRTKDVPQALVVVPTRELCVQVARDIAAAGKNLGVRVVAIYGGRAYEPQLEALRKGVDVVVGTPGRLLDLAEQRHLVLGRVKALVLDEADEMLDLGFLPDVERILRMLPEQRHTMLFSATMPGPIVQLSRAFLTRPTHIRAEEADQGSIHERTKQLVYRAHAMDKVELVTRVLQAKDRGLTMIFTRTKRTAQRVADDLAERGFAAAAVHGDLGQGAREQALRAFRSEKIDVLVATDVAARGIDVTGVTHVLNYQCPEDAKTYVHRIGRTGRAGREGVAVTLVDWDEIPRWKMISDDLNLGIDEPVETYSTSEHLYSDLEIPAGATGRLPLSARTRAGLEAEYLDAEGDHQGSRKPRGGRTGRDAAAKKDDGDGRRPRRSRSRTRTRGGVVVEAGSAPAETGEAAPQNGPAADAGAGEGGGSAPRRRRRRGGGRRRSGADGSTGDTDAAAS, from the coding sequence GTGTCCGACCGCAACACCGAGTCCGACCGCAACAGCCGGTCCCCCGAGACCCCGCCCGAGGCCGACCCCGGCTTCGAGGCCACCGGCATCACCCGGGCCGACGCCCCGTCCGGCTCCCCACTCCCCGCCGAGGGCGAGAAGCTCCCGCCCACCTTCGCCGAGCTCGGCGTCCGCGACGAGATCGTCTCCGCGCTGGCGGAGAACGACATCGTCCGCACCTTCGCGATCCAGGAGCTGACCCTGCCGCTGGCGCTGGCCGGCGAGGACGTCATCGGCCAGGCCCGCACCGGCACCGGTAAGACGCTGGGCTTCGGCGTGCCGCTGCTGCAGCGGATCACCCCGCCCGGCGAGCAGCCCGCCGCCACCGCCGAGGGCGAGGCCGCCGACCGCACCAAGGACGTGCCGCAGGCCCTCGTCGTCGTCCCAACCCGCGAGCTGTGCGTGCAGGTCGCGCGGGACATCGCCGCGGCCGGGAAGAACCTGGGCGTGCGCGTCGTCGCGATCTACGGCGGCCGCGCCTACGAGCCGCAGCTCGAGGCGCTGCGCAAGGGCGTCGACGTCGTCGTCGGCACGCCCGGCCGGCTGCTGGACCTCGCCGAGCAGCGCCACCTGGTGCTCGGCCGGGTCAAGGCCCTCGTCCTCGACGAGGCCGACGAGATGCTGGACCTGGGCTTCCTGCCCGACGTCGAGCGGATCCTGCGGATGCTGCCCGAGCAGCGGCACACGATGCTGTTCTCGGCCACCATGCCGGGCCCGATCGTGCAGCTGTCCCGGGCGTTCCTCACCCGGCCGACCCACATCCGTGCGGAGGAGGCCGACCAGGGCTCCATCCACGAGCGCACCAAGCAGCTCGTCTATCGCGCGCACGCGATGGACAAGGTCGAGCTGGTCACCCGGGTCCTGCAGGCGAAGGACCGCGGCCTGACGATGATCTTCACGCGGACCAAGCGGACCGCCCAGCGGGTCGCCGACGACCTCGCCGAGCGCGGGTTCGCCGCGGCCGCCGTGCACGGCGACCTGGGCCAGGGTGCGCGCGAGCAGGCGCTGCGCGCGTTCCGCTCGGAGAAGATCGACGTGCTGGTCGCGACGGACGTCGCGGCCCGCGGTATCGACGTCACCGGGGTCACGCACGTCCTCAACTACCAGTGCCCGGAGGACGCCAAGACCTACGTGCACCGGATCGGCCGCACCGGGCGCGCCGGGCGCGAGGGCGTGGCCGTCACCCTGGTCGACTGGGACGAGATCCCCCGCTGGAAGATGATCTCGGACGACCTGAACCTGGGCATCGACGAGCCGGTCGAGACCTACTCGACGTCCGAGCACCTGTACTCCGACCTGGAGATCCCGGCCGGCGCGACCGGGCGGCTGCCGCTGTCCGCGCGCACCCGGGCCGGGCTGGAGGCGGAGTACCTCGACGCCGAGGGCGACCACCAGGGCTCCCGCAAGCCCCGCGGGGGGCGCACCGGGCGGGACGCCGCGGCGAAGAAGGACGACGGTGACGGCCGCCGGCCGCGCCGCAGCCGTTCCCGGACGCGGACCCGCGGCGGGGTCGTCGTCGAGGCCGGTTCCGCACCGGCCGAGACCGGTGAGGCCGCCCCGCAGAACGGCCCGGCGGCCGACGCCGGTGCCGGCGAGGGCGGCGGGTCCGCGCCGCGCCGCCGCCGTCGTCGCGGGGGTGGCCGCCGCCGCTCGGGCGCCGACGGGTCCACCGGCGACACCGACGCCGCAGCCAGCTGA
- a CDS encoding ferritin-like fold-containing protein — MTTDAGGPSPVTVELLGVLAYGELSAFDRLAEDARAAPTLAGRAQLSSMAAAEIGHFRLIEEHLGRAGIAVADAMAPFVALIDSYHASTAPRSWLESLVKAYLGDGLGADFYREVAGWVDPATGELVRRVLADTGHSTFAEREVRAACEANPHQRDRLALWGRRLLGEAVTHAQRVVAERDELAEFIVLGSGEKGGVGGLIKTVQSAHGKRMSRLGLS; from the coding sequence ATGACGACCGATGCCGGCGGGCCGAGCCCGGTGACCGTCGAGCTGCTCGGCGTGCTGGCCTACGGGGAGCTGTCCGCGTTCGACCGGCTCGCCGAGGACGCCCGGGCCGCGCCGACCCTGGCCGGTCGGGCGCAGCTGTCCTCGATGGCGGCCGCCGAGATCGGGCACTTCCGGCTGATCGAGGAGCACCTCGGCCGGGCCGGGATCGCGGTCGCCGACGCGATGGCGCCGTTCGTGGCGCTGATCGACAGCTACCACGCGTCGACGGCCCCGCGGAGCTGGCTGGAGTCGCTGGTGAAGGCCTACCTCGGCGACGGGCTCGGCGCGGACTTCTACCGCGAGGTCGCGGGCTGGGTGGACCCGGCGACCGGGGAGCTGGTCCGGCGGGTGCTCGCCGACACCGGGCACTCGACGTTCGCCGAGCGGGAGGTGCGGGCGGCCTGCGAGGCGAACCCGCACCAGCGGGACCGGCTCGCGCTGTGGGGGCGGCGGCTCCTCGGCGAGGCCGTGACGCACGCCCAGCGGGTGGTCGCCGAGCGCGACGAGCTGGCCGAGTTCATCGTGCTCGGCTCGGGCGAGAAGGGCGGCGTCGGCGGGCTGATCAAGACGGTCCAGTCGGCGCACGGCAAGCGGATGAGCCGGCTCGGGCTGTCCTGA
- a CDS encoding DUF3107 domain-containing protein: MKVKIGIAETPRELVVSSDRTPDEVAQLVSGAMKSDDGLLDLTDDKGNRFVVPVARISYVEIGPVGEPKVGFGLGG, encoded by the coding sequence GTGAAGGTCAAGATCGGCATCGCGGAGACCCCGCGGGAGCTCGTGGTGTCCAGCGACCGCACGCCGGACGAGGTGGCCCAGCTGGTGAGCGGGGCGATGAAGTCCGACGACGGGCTGCTGGACCTCACCGACGACAAGGGCAACCGGTTCGTCGTCCCGGTCGCGCGGATCTCCTACGTGGAGATCGGCCCGGTGGGTGAGCCGAAGGTCGGGTTCGGCCTGGGCGGCTGA
- a CDS encoding DUF4873 domain-containing protein: MTADDEGYRGPATLVVAGETIDVEVLLDARHEPFDGRLHWSGRVRACRRLGELLGTRGGPAEIRTPGHAAVGTLSEPDPWNRFRITGTGPPPFGLDGPPPPETD; the protein is encoded by the coding sequence GTGACCGCCGACGACGAGGGCTACCGCGGGCCGGCCACGCTCGTCGTCGCCGGCGAGACGATCGACGTCGAGGTCCTGCTCGACGCCCGGCACGAGCCGTTCGACGGCCGCCTGCACTGGTCGGGCCGGGTGCGCGCCTGCCGGCGGCTGGGCGAGCTGCTCGGCACCCGCGGCGGCCCGGCGGAGATCCGCACGCCGGGGCACGCGGCGGTCGGGACGCTGTCCGAGCCGGACCCGTGGAACCGGTTCCGGATCACCGGGACCGGGCCGCCGCCGTTCGGCCTCGACGGTCCCCCACCGCCCGAGACGGACTGA
- a CDS encoding TetR family transcriptional regulator, with the protein MPQEQREVKPDARMRRREERRAEMVTAAVEAVREHGPGVSVAQIAAAAGITKPVLYRHFADRADLQRAVGEHAAELLMQRIYPVLAIEAEPIEHVAAVIDAFLGMIEEEPQLYRFVVANPAEPEAGAEIAEDVRGRIGALLTTLFGERLRAAGRDSGGAEAWAYGLIGMVQAAGEWWLDRRTMSRDSLTNYLSALIWGGIAGVAGIDGPTASADILRLVPDPHAPTGTEDDR; encoded by the coding sequence GTGCCCCAGGAGCAGAGGGAAGTCAAGCCGGACGCGCGGATGCGCCGCCGGGAGGAACGACGGGCCGAGATGGTGACGGCCGCCGTCGAGGCGGTCCGCGAGCACGGGCCGGGCGTGTCCGTCGCGCAGATCGCCGCCGCGGCCGGCATCACCAAGCCCGTGCTCTACCGGCACTTCGCCGACCGCGCCGACCTGCAGCGCGCGGTCGGGGAGCACGCCGCCGAGCTGCTGATGCAGCGGATCTACCCGGTGCTGGCGATCGAGGCCGAGCCGATCGAGCACGTCGCCGCGGTGATCGACGCGTTCCTCGGCATGATCGAGGAGGAACCGCAGCTGTACCGGTTCGTGGTGGCCAACCCGGCCGAGCCCGAGGCCGGCGCGGAGATCGCCGAGGACGTCCGGGGCCGGATCGGTGCCCTGCTCACCACCCTGTTCGGGGAGCGGCTGCGCGCCGCGGGCCGCGACTCCGGGGGCGCGGAGGCCTGGGCGTACGGCCTGATCGGCATGGTGCAGGCGGCCGGCGAGTGGTGGCTGGACCGGCGCACGATGAGCCGGGACTCGCTCACCAACTACCTGTCCGCGCTGATCTGGGGCGGGATCGCGGGCGTCGCCGGGATCGACGGGCCCACCGCGAGCGCCGACATCCTGCGGCTGGTGCCCGACCCGCACGCCCCGACCGGCACGGAGGACGACCGGTGA
- a CDS encoding diiron oxygenase, protein MSGTARTVGRQARTGSKTNLADREDTARRLLRSSVDKWYDPAIDIDWDAPLDEGKYGIVPERVSIYGTPLWDRLTEEQRVTLSVHEFCSVARIGLWFEMILMQMLLRYAYDRDPRRAHIQYALVEIADECRHSMMFAKATERYGVPDYAPRRLTHEQGRLMKMLGTGPAMFAGTLYVEEILDQLQREGMRDERVQPLSRMINKIHVTEEARHVRYAREELQRIMPKINYAERAWARYLTARIAFVVARNLIHPEVYRSVGIAPSVGRRAALANPHHHEMLRWSARKVVPFLREQGIVGGPSEALWKRAHLV, encoded by the coding sequence GTGTCCGGGACAGCACGGACCGTCGGGCGGCAGGCCCGCACCGGAAGCAAGACGAACCTGGCCGACCGCGAGGACACCGCCCGGCGGCTGCTCCGCAGCTCGGTCGACAAGTGGTACGACCCGGCGATCGACATCGACTGGGACGCCCCGCTGGACGAGGGCAAGTACGGGATCGTGCCCGAGCGCGTCTCGATCTACGGCACACCGCTGTGGGACCGGCTCACCGAGGAGCAGCGGGTCACGTTGAGCGTGCACGAGTTCTGCAGCGTCGCCCGCATCGGGCTGTGGTTCGAGATGATCCTCATGCAGATGCTGCTGCGCTACGCCTACGACCGCGACCCGCGCCGCGCGCACATCCAGTACGCGCTGGTCGAGATCGCCGACGAGTGCCGGCACTCGATGATGTTCGCCAAGGCCACCGAGCGGTACGGCGTGCCGGACTACGCACCCCGGCGGCTGACCCACGAGCAGGGCCGGCTGATGAAGATGCTCGGCACCGGCCCGGCCATGTTCGCCGGCACCCTCTACGTCGAGGAGATCCTCGACCAGCTGCAGCGCGAGGGGATGCGCGACGAGCGCGTCCAGCCGCTGTCCCGCATGATCAACAAGATCCACGTGACCGAGGAGGCGCGGCACGTCCGCTACGCCCGCGAGGAGCTCCAGCGGATCATGCCGAAGATCAACTACGCGGAGCGGGCCTGGGCGCGGTACCTGACCGCGCGGATCGCCTTCGTCGTCGCGCGGAACCTCATCCACCCCGAGGTGTACCGCAGCGTGGGCATCGCCCCGTCGGTCGGCAGGCGGGCCGCCCTGGCCAACCCGCACCACCACGAGATGCTGCGCTGGTCGGCGCGCAAGGTCGTGCCGTTCCTGCGCGAGCAGGGGATCGTCGGCGGGCCGAGCGAGGCCCTCTGGAAGCGCGCCCACCTGGTCTGA
- a CDS encoding alpha/beta hydrolase, producing the protein MSRRIVTRDGTGLYVAESGPASAPVTVLLAHGWTLDERCWAPVAGALAATVPAPRVIRYDHRGHGRSDDTPDELKTLEQLADDMAEVIGQLIPSGPLVIAGHSMGGMTTMALTERHPELVASRLSGVALVATASGGLGAAATLGMTGLPAALFLAGKDRLTASPLWTGRRALSARPALLRPGLQPLLLGRRPGPTAVRATCEAIAACRPTTVSGFTPTLTAHERDEALETLAELPVEIMVGSRDRLTPPRYARRIRDRLPRAGMTVFPDAGHMLPVERVGGVTARIAALVRQAAGVTST; encoded by the coding sequence ATGAGCAGGCGGATCGTCACCCGGGACGGGACCGGGCTGTACGTGGCCGAGTCCGGCCCGGCGTCCGCGCCGGTGACCGTGCTGCTCGCCCACGGCTGGACGCTCGACGAGCGGTGCTGGGCGCCGGTGGCCGGTGCGCTCGCCGCCACCGTGCCGGCGCCGCGGGTGATCCGCTACGACCACCGCGGCCACGGCCGCTCCGACGACACCCCGGACGAGCTCAAGACCCTCGAGCAGCTCGCCGACGACATGGCCGAGGTGATCGGGCAGCTGATCCCGTCCGGGCCGCTGGTGATCGCCGGGCACTCGATGGGCGGGATGACGACGATGGCGCTGACCGAGCGGCACCCGGAGCTGGTCGCGTCCCGGCTGAGCGGGGTGGCGCTGGTCGCGACGGCCAGCGGCGGGCTCGGCGCCGCCGCCACGCTCGGCATGACCGGCCTGCCCGCGGCGCTCTTCCTGGCCGGGAAGGACCGGTTGACGGCCAGCCCGCTGTGGACCGGCCGGCGCGCGCTGAGCGCGCGCCCGGCGCTGCTGCGGCCGGGGCTGCAACCCCTGCTGCTGGGGCGGCGTCCCGGGCCGACGGCGGTGCGGGCGACCTGCGAGGCGATCGCCGCCTGCCGCCCGACGACGGTCTCCGGCTTCACCCCGACGCTCACCGCCCACGAGCGCGACGAGGCGCTCGAGACGTTGGCCGAGCTCCCCGTCGAGATCATGGTCGGCTCCCGGGACCGGCTGACCCCGCCCCGCTACGCCCGCCGGATCCGCGACCGGCTGCCGCGGGCCGGGATGACGGTGTTCCCGGACGCCGGGCACATGCTGCCCGTCGAGCGCGTCGGCGGGGTGACGGCGCGGATCGCGGCGCTGGTCCGGCAGGCCGCCGGGGTCACGTCGACGTGA
- a CDS encoding TetR/AcrR family transcriptional regulator, which produces MTGTATPRGARLSRGARRAQLLLAARDVFADQGYHAAAMDDIAERAGVSKPVLYQHFPGKLELYQALLTTYAEELVDRVSGAIERTHDNKERVQAAVAAYFDFVAGEGRAYRLVFESDLRGDAEAAAVVESALDRCIDAVAGAVTTDAGLDHDRARLLAVGLVGLSQVGAQYWLDSDQRVPRDEAIALMASLAWRGIGGFPKLTDGTEHA; this is translated from the coding sequence ATGACCGGAACCGCCACGCCTCGGGGCGCACGGCTGTCCCGCGGCGCGCGACGCGCGCAGCTGCTGCTGGCCGCCCGCGACGTCTTCGCCGACCAGGGGTACCACGCCGCCGCGATGGACGACATCGCCGAGCGGGCGGGCGTCAGCAAGCCCGTCCTCTACCAGCACTTCCCCGGGAAGCTGGAGCTGTACCAGGCGCTGCTCACGACCTACGCCGAGGAACTCGTGGACCGGGTGTCCGGGGCGATCGAACGCACCCACGACAACAAGGAGCGGGTGCAGGCCGCGGTCGCCGCCTACTTCGACTTCGTCGCGGGCGAGGGCCGGGCCTACCGGCTGGTGTTCGAGTCCGACCTGCGCGGCGACGCCGAGGCCGCGGCGGTCGTCGAGAGCGCGCTCGACCGCTGCATCGACGCCGTCGCCGGCGCGGTCACCACCGACGCGGGCCTCGACCACGACCGGGCCCGGCTGCTGGCCGTCGGCCTGGTCGGGCTGAGCCAGGTCGGCGCCCAGTACTGGCTGGACTCCGACCAGCGGGTGCCCCGGGACGAGGCGATCGCCCTGATGGCGTCGCTGGCCTGGCGGGGCATCGGCGGCTTCCCGAAGCTGACCGACGGCACCGAGCATGCGTAG
- a CDS encoding HAD family hydrolase — protein sequence MRGSPLVVAAGAAVAAVVLPLAALLAALPGPLATAAAVAGVVVAAAVVLGVGRDGHRAAARALRAGVVTADVGVSLATLPALAWPAAVLLAAVPVRDPPALLAGAPAGRVVPAPGAAALLQDVTSAPEPALLPGMAALLTVAAIAVQDPGRGDAIGVPWWSRRLPRSREPDGLRVAADRWCGLLVPAAVLLALAVTGFRAGAGQPWTAAVPAGLAVLLAACPVALLAAVPAGVRAADRAAGADVRLPLPVPAGTGWLDPVGWTDPAGGPRPADRVDTVALAGPDVLTGSGPGRVTVHAASGEDPAPVLRLAGSVAAAAAPGSALAPVARALAAAVPGGLPDVAEPDEQPGLGASGLVAELVTDTGRPQEGAGEAAARAGTTVVAHAVLVGSPCWLLEHGIRLPPGLAADRERAEAGGRAVVAVAWDGAARAVLALSRAPHPAVRSDVDALRAAGTEPVLLTPDGDAAARALGAAAGLDPDDPDAVRPGLGPACRAAAVAGLQVRGRTVAVAADPGTDEAALARADLAIELVPAPGPDGRPARIVVRGGPGTVAAAVGLARRGRVHARTGIVAATAVTVLGTAAAVAGAPAPLVALGPLLGAFAVRARRLRIRT from the coding sequence GTGCGCGGATCACCGCTGGTGGTGGCCGCGGGCGCCGCCGTGGCCGCCGTGGTGCTCCCCCTCGCCGCACTCCTCGCCGCGCTGCCGGGCCCGCTCGCGACCGCGGCCGCCGTGGCCGGGGTGGTCGTGGCGGCGGCCGTCGTCCTGGGGGTGGGCCGGGACGGCCACCGGGCCGCGGCCCGCGCGCTGCGCGCCGGGGTGGTCACCGCCGACGTCGGGGTCTCGCTGGCCACGCTGCCGGCACTCGCCTGGCCGGCCGCGGTGCTGCTCGCCGCGGTGCCGGTGCGCGATCCGCCTGCGCTCCTCGCGGGAGCCCCGGCCGGCCGGGTGGTACCCGCGCCCGGCGCGGCGGCCCTGCTGCAGGACGTGACGTCGGCCCCGGAGCCGGCCCTGCTTCCGGGGATGGCGGCGCTGCTGACGGTGGCCGCGATCGCGGTGCAGGACCCGGGCCGCGGGGACGCGATCGGGGTGCCGTGGTGGTCGCGGCGCCTGCCCCGCTCCCGGGAGCCCGACGGGTTGCGGGTGGCCGCGGACCGGTGGTGCGGGCTGCTGGTCCCGGCCGCGGTGCTGCTGGCGCTCGCGGTCACCGGGTTCCGGGCCGGCGCGGGGCAGCCGTGGACGGCGGCGGTGCCGGCCGGGCTGGCCGTGCTGCTGGCGGCCTGCCCGGTCGCGCTGCTGGCCGCCGTCCCGGCCGGGGTGCGGGCCGCCGACCGGGCCGCCGGCGCGGACGTGCGGCTCCCCCTGCCGGTCCCGGCCGGGACGGGGTGGCTCGACCCGGTCGGATGGACCGACCCGGCCGGCGGTCCGCGCCCCGCCGACCGGGTGGACACCGTCGCGCTCGCCGGCCCGGACGTCCTGACCGGTTCCGGGCCCGGCCGGGTCACCGTGCACGCCGCCTCCGGCGAGGACCCTGCGCCGGTGCTGCGGCTGGCCGGCTCGGTCGCCGCCGCGGCCGCGCCCGGTTCGGCCCTGGCCCCGGTCGCGCGGGCGCTGGCGGCCGCGGTGCCCGGCGGCCTGCCGGATGTCGCCGAGCCCGACGAGCAGCCGGGGCTGGGCGCGTCCGGGCTGGTCGCGGAGCTGGTGACGGACACCGGGCGCCCGCAGGAGGGAGCCGGAGAGGCCGCGGCACGGGCCGGCACCACGGTCGTCGCGCACGCCGTCCTCGTGGGGTCCCCGTGCTGGCTGCTCGAGCACGGCATCCGGTTGCCGCCCGGGCTCGCCGCGGACCGCGAACGCGCCGAGGCCGGCGGCCGGGCGGTCGTCGCGGTCGCCTGGGACGGTGCCGCCCGCGCCGTGCTCGCACTGAGCCGGGCACCGCACCCGGCCGTGCGGTCCGATGTGGATGCCCTGCGGGCCGCAGGCACGGAACCGGTCCTGCTCACCCCGGACGGCGACGCCGCCGCCCGCGCGCTCGGCGCGGCCGCCGGCCTGGACCCGGACGACCCGGACGCGGTCCGGCCCGGTCTCGGCCCGGCCTGCCGGGCCGCCGCCGTCGCGGGCCTGCAGGTGCGTGGCCGGACCGTCGCGGTCGCGGCGGACCCCGGCACCGACGAGGCGGCACTGGCGCGGGCCGACCTGGCGATCGAGCTCGTGCCGGCCCCGGGGCCGGACGGGCGACCGGCGCGGATCGTCGTCCGGGGCGGCCCGGGTACGGTGGCGGCCGCCGTCGGGCTGGCCCGGAGGGGCCGGGTACACGCGCGCACCGGCATCGTCGCCGCGACGGCCGTGACCGTGCTCGGGACCGCCGCCGCGGTGGCCGGGGCACCGGCCCCGCTGGTCGCGCTCGGACCGCTGCTCGGAGCCTTCGCGGTGCGTGCCCGGCGGCTCCGGATCCGGACGTAG